A segment of the Streptomyces sp. NBC_01235 genome:
CCGTCGACGGCGGCATGCAGGGCCTGAGGCTGCGCCCGGCGGGCCCCCGGTGACCGCCCTCGGCCGCAGTGGCGTCGAGGTCACCGCCCTCGGCCTCGGTGCCGCACCCCTCGCCAACCTCTACACCGAGGTCACCGACGAGCAGGCGTACGACACCGTGACCGCCGCCTGGCGGCGGGGCGTGCGCTACTTCGACACCGCGCCGCACTACGGGCTCGGTCTGTCCGAGCGGCGCCTGGGCGCTGCCCTTCGCGAGCACCCGCGCACCGCGTACACGGTCTCCACGAAGGTGGGCCGCCGTCTGGAACCCGTGCACCCGCCGTGCGGCGACGACCTGGCCAACGGCTTCGCGGTGCCCGCCACGCATCGCCGGGTGTGGGACTTCAGCGCCGACGGCGTACGCCGCTCCCTGGAGGCCTCCCTCGAACGGCTCGGCCTCGACCACGTCGACGTCGTGTTCCTGCACGACCCCGACGACCATGCCGAACAGGCTTTCCGGGAGGGCTTTCCCGCCCTGGAGAAGCTGCGCTCGGAGGGGGTGGTGGGCGCGATCGGCGCCGGTATGAACCAGGCCGAGATGCTCACCCGGTTCGTCCGCGAAACCGACGTGGACGTGGTGCTCTGCGCGGGCCGCTACACCCTGCTCGACCAGCGCGCCCGCACCGAACTGCTGCCCGCGGCCGTCGAACGGGGCGTCTCGGTGATCATCGGCGGCGCCTTCAACTCGGGTCTGCTGGCAGACCCGAGGGCCGGTGCGACGTACAACTACGCCCAGGCGCCGGTTGAGTTGCTGGAGACCGCCCTGCGCATGAAGGCGGTCGCCGACCGGCACGGCGTCACTCTGCGGGCCGCCGCGCTGGCCTTCTGCGCCGCCCATCCGGCGGTCGCGAGCGTCCTGGTCGGTGCCCGCTCGGCGGCCGAGGCCGACGACTGCGCCGAGCAGTTCGCCACCGCCGTCCCCGACGCCCTCTGGGAAGAGCTCAGGGACACCGGACTACTGCCTGCGGAGGAGCTGTCATGAGGGTCGCCCTGCACACCAAGGTCCGCGCCGACCGGATCGACGCCTACGAGGCCGCACACCGCGAGGTGCCGAAGGAGCTGACGGACGCCATCCGAGCCGCCGGCACCACCTCCTGGACGATCTGGCGCAGCGGCACGGACCTGTTCCACGTCCTGGAGTGCGAGGACTACGCCCGCCTCCTCGCCGAGCTGGAGAAACTGCCGGTCAACATGGTGTGGCAGGCGCGGATGGCCGAGCTGCTGGACGTGGTGCACGACTACTCCGACGAGGGAGCCGGCGCGGGCCTGCCGGTCGTCTGGGAGTTGCCATGACCGGAGGGGAGTTGCCATGACCGTCGACGCCCACCACCACGTCTGGGACCTGTCCGTACGGGACCAGGACTGGATCGACGAAGGCAGCCCGCTCCGGCGGGACTTCGCCGTCGAGGATCTCGTGCCGCAGGCCCGCGCGGCCGGGATCGACCGTACCGTCCTGGTCCAGACGGTCACCGTGGCCGAGGAGACCCCCGAGTTCCTCGCCCTCGCGGCCGGGCACGAGCTGATCGCGGGCGTCGTCGGCTGGACCGACCTCACCCGCCCGGATGTGGCCGAGGAACTGGCCCGGCTGCGGGAACTCCCCGGCGGCCGGTACCTCAAGGGGATCCGGCACCAGGTCCAGGGCGAGCCGGACCCGGAGTGGCTGCTGCGGGCGGACGTACGGCGGGGTCTGGCCGCCGTCGCCGACGCGGGGCTGGTCCACGACCTGGTGGTGCTGCCCCACCAGCTCCCGGCCTGCACCAAGGCGGCCGCCTCCCTGCCCGAACTCACCTTCGTCCTCGACCACTTGGGCAAGCCGCCCATCGCCTCCGGCGCGCTGGAGCCCTGGGCCTGCGACATCAGGACCCTCGCCGCCCTGCCCAACACGGTCTGCAAACTCTCCGGCATGGTCACCGAGGCCGATCCCGTGTCCTGGAGCATCGACGACCTGCGCCCGTACGCGCACACGGTACTGGAGGCCTTCGGCCCCGCCCGGCTGATGTTCGGCTCGGACTGGCCGGTGTGCACGCCCACCGCGTCGTACGGCGAAGTCCTCGACCTCGCACGGCAGTTGACCGACCCGTGCGACCACGACCAGATCTTCGAGACCACCGCCGTCCGCGTCTACGACCTCTGAGCCGCCCTCGCCAGCCGCGTCGGCGGCAGGTACTCCCGCACGTACGTCCGCTCCCAGCACGCGCCCGTCTCCCGCAGCTCACGCCAGGTCGTGTAGCGGTAGCGGAAGAGGCGGGCGCGGATGTGGCGCGGAGGCTCGTCGGGCGGGAAGGGGGAGCGGCGCAGCAGTTTCAGGGTGTCGCGGTCGTTCTCCAGCAGCCGTTCCACCAGGGCGCCGAACCAGGGCCCGGCGTACGCGGGGGAGAGCGCGGCGAACCACATCAGCCAGTCCAGACGCAGATGGTACGGGGCGAACTGGCGCGGCCAGTGCCGGGGATCGCCAGGCTTGCCCTTGAACTCGTACTCCCGCCAGTCGGACTCCTCGCGCGGCACGTCGTCGAGCGTGCCCTCGACGACCACCTCGTAACGGATCCGGCTCACACTGCCGAAGGCGCCGTAGGTGTTGACCAGGTGCAGCGGGTCGAAGGAGCGGTTCATCACCTGGCGGCGGGAGAGCATGTTGACCACCGGGTGGTAGCTGAGGAACAGCAGGAGCGCGGCCGCGGCGAGGACCACGATCTCGAACCAGAGCGGCGCGGCGGCGGCCGGTCGGTGGTCGGAGGGGAGCCCGAGGGCGGGCACGGCCAGGACGATGGCGATCCAGTTCAGCCAGGAGAAGTTGCCCGACAGCACCAGCCACAGCTGGGTCAGGATCATCAGGGACGCGGCCCCCGTCGCGACCGGCTGCGGGGCGAACAGCGCAAACGGCACGACGAGTTGGGTGAAGTGGTTCGCGGCCACCTCGACGCGGTGCAGCGGCTTGGGCAGGTGGTGGAAGAACCAGCTCAGCGGGCCCGGCATCGGCTGGGTCTCGTGGTGGTGGTAGAGGCAGGTCAGCTTCCGCCAGCAGGGGTCGCCGCGCATCTTGATCAGGCCCGCGCCGAACTCGACGCGGAACAGGATCCAGCGCACCAGGAAGAGCACGAGGATCGGCGGGTCCACCTCGTCGTTGCCGAGGAACACGGCGAGGAAGCCGGTCTCCAGCAGCAGGGACTCCCAGCCGAACGAGTACCACGTCTGGCCGACGTTCACGATCGACAGGTACAGCGCCCACGGCACCAGCCACAGCACCATCCCGGCCCAGAGCGGCAGTCGGCCGTCCAGCCCCGCCAGCAGCGCCGCCGACACCGCGCAGCCCGTCCAGGCGACGGCTGCGAAGAGGCGGTCGGAGTAGCGCAGCTGGAACAGGCTCGGGGCCGTCCGGAACGGCACCCGCTCGACGAAGCGGGGGATCGGCAGCATCCCGCGCTCCCCCAGCAGCGCCCGGAACTGCCACGCCGCCGTCAGGAACGCGACCAGGTACACGCCGGCCAGGGCCCGCTGGAAGACCAGCCGGCTCAGCCAGTACTCGGGTGCGGTGAACCAGTCCACGACCGTGCGCTCCTCTTCTCCATTCTGACCTCGTCACCATGCGTGTTCCCCTGCTTCCGTTTGCGTGACGAGGGTGGGTGGAGCAGACAATAGTGGTCGTGCGACTACCCACTGCCGGTCTCGTCACCGCCTGCGCGCTCGCCGCGGCGCTTCTCGTCGCCGGCCACGGCGGCGAGGCGGGGAAGGATCCGGCGCCGGACTCGGAGGTCATCGCGCCGGCGGTCGAGGGGCGCGTCCTCTTGACCGACCGCCTCGACGACCCTTTCGCCGACACCTTCGACGCCGCAGGTTCGGACGCCGGGCCCGACCCCGGCCCCCACGCCGCGCGCGACCGTGGCGTCGAACCCGACGCCCCCGGTCTCCCCGTCGTCCTCGAACCCGACCAAGCCGTTGAAGTCGACCCCGGCGCCATCGGCCCCGAGACCGTCCCGGAGGTCCCCGATCCGCCCGACGGCGGCGGGCTGATCCCCGACGGGCCCGACGAGTCCGACATCCTCCCCGGCTGAAGGCCCCCGGTCGAAGAATCGGGCAAATCCTGGCAAGGTGGCCCCATGGTTGATCGGGGAGCGAGCGCCCTGTCACTCCCGGACGACTGGCCCGCCCACCCGGATCCGATCCTGGCGCTCAACCGCATGGGCAGCTTCGACTGGGACCTGGACTCCGGGCAGTTCCACATGGACGCCCGGGCTCACGAGATCTTCGACCTGCGACCCGACGAGTACGACGGCAACCCTGCCTCCCTCGCCGTCCGGGTCCCGCCGGCCGAGGGCACCCGGCTGGACGAGCTGGTCTCCCAGGCCATCAAGGACGGCAGCGAGAACTACGGCGCCTACTTTCGTATGCGGCTGCGCGACGGCACTCTGCGCTGGACCCACACGCAGGGCTGCATCCGGCGCGACGACATCGGCCGCCCGCGCCGCATCGTCGGCATCGTGCGCGACGCGACCGACGAGCTGAGCGACCTCGCCGCCCGCCGTGACGAGGCCGCCCTCGACGACGCGCGCCGCGAGCAGACCAACGTCGTCCAGCTCACGACGGCGGCCCTGGCGCACGCCCGCACCGTGCAGGACGTCATCGACGTCCTCAAGGACACCCACGGCCTCACCCACCTCGGCGCGACCAGCCTCGTCATGGGCCTGGTCGAGGCCGGGCGGATCCGGCTGATCGCCGAGGGGCCGGAGGGCAGTTTCGTGCCCGGCACGCTGGTCACCCGGATCGACGAGCCGTACCCGATGAGCGAGGTCGTGCGCACCCTCACGCCCCGCTTCATCGAGTCACCGGAGGAGTTCGCGGGCGGCTATCCCGTGCTGTGGCCGCACCTGACCGACCTGAAGATCACCTCGGCGGCCTATCTGCCGCTCATCGTGCAGGCCCGCCCGATCGGCGCGATGGGCCTGCTCTACAGCGACCGCCGCGGCTTCACCACGGAGGAGCGCAACATACTCGTCGCGCTCGGCAGCAGCATCGCGCAGAGCCTGCAACGCGCCATGTTCTACGAGCAGGAGAAGGACATCGCCCAGGGCCTCCAGCAGGCCATGCTGCCGCGCACCATCCCCAGCGTGCCCGGCGCCGACGTCGCCGTCCGCTACCGTGCCGCCACCATCGGCGGCTCCCTGGGCCGGGACATCGGTGGCGACTGGTACGACCTGATCCCGCTGCCCGGGGGCCGGGTCGGCGCCGTGATCGGCGACGTCCAGGGTCACGACACGCACGCCGCCGCCGTCATGGGCCAGCTGCGCATCGTTCTGAGGGCCTACGCGGCCGAGGGCCACACCCCGGCCACCGTGATGGCACGGGCCTCCGTCTTCCTGCACGAGCTCGACACCGACCGCTTCGCCACCTGCCTGTACGCGGAGGCCGACCTCTCCACCGGGGTCGTGCAGGTGGTCCGCGCCGGGCACATCGACCCCCTTCTGCGTTCCCCCGACGGGACCTGCCGGCGCATCTCCGTGCCCGGCGGCCTGCCGCTCGGCCTGTCCGCCGAGTTCGGCAGCCTGCAGTACCCCGTCGGCACCGTCGAGCTCGACCCCGGCCACACCCTGTTGCTGTGCACCGACGGTCTCGTCGAGAAGCCCGGCGCCGACGTCGACGACGGCATGCGGGCCCTCGCCGCCATGGTCGCCGCGGGCCCCGCGGACGTACGGAAGCTCGCCGACCAGCTCATCGAGGTCGCCGAGGAGCAGGGCGGGGACGACGACGTCGCCCTGCTCCTGCTGCGCCGGCGCGGCCCGGACAGCCCGCAGGCAGGGAGCCGGCTTCAGCAGCACGTGGCGCCCGGCGACCCGGAGGCCCTCACCGAGGCCCGGCACATGATCCGCGCCGCCGTCCGTGCCTGGGGCGCCCGGGACCGCTCCGACGAGATCGAGCTGGTCGCCGACGAGGTGATCACCAACGCCCTCATGCACACCGAGGGCTCCGCGATCGTCACCCTGCGGGCGCTCACCGGCGGCGAACGCCGGCTGCGCGTCGAGGTCGAGGACTCCTCCAGCGCCCTCCCGCGCCGCCGCGAGGCCGGCGAGTCGGGTGTCTCGGGGCGGGGCCTGCTGCTGGTGGACCTGCTCACCGACGCGTGGGGCGTGGAGGCGCGGGGCGGCGGCAAGTGCGTGTGGTGCGAGTTCGTCGTACGCGAGGACCGCAGACGCGAGGACCGCAGACGGAGGACGTGACGTGAGGACGTGACGTGAGGACCGGTGACCCCTCGTGGCACTCTGGACGTATGCCGGAACTCCCCGAGGTGGAAGCGCTCAAGGACTTCCTGGCCGAACATCTCGTCGGCCACGAGATCGTGCGCGTGCTGCCCGTCGCGATCAGCGTGCTGAAGACGTACGACCCGCCCGTCACCGCCGTGGAGGGACAGGAAGTCACCGCCGTGCGCCGGCACGGCAAGTTCCTCGACCTGACGACCGGCGACGGACTGCACCTCGTCACGCACCTCGCCCGCGCGGGCTGGCTGCACTGGAAGGACCGTCTTCCCGACGGCCCGCCGCGCCCCGGCAGGGGCCCCCTCGCCCTGCGGGTCGCCCTGGAGACAGGAGAGGGCTTCGACCTCACCGAGGCCGGCACCCAGAAGCGGCTCGCGGTGTACGTCGTCCGAGACCCGCAGCAGGTCCCCGGCGTCGCCCGGCTGGGCCCCGACCCGCTCGCCGCCGACTTCGACGAGCCCCGCTTCGCCGCACTCCTCGCCGGCGAGCGCCGCCGACTCAAGGGCGCCCTGCGCGACCAGAGCCTGATCGCGGGCGTCGGCAACGCCTACAGCGACGAGATCCTGCACGCGGCGAGGATGTCCCCCTTCAAGCTCGCGGCGTCCCTGACGCCCGAGCAGACCCACACCCTCTACGAGGCCCTGCGCACGACGCTCACCGAGGCGGTCGAGCGCTCGCGGGGTGTGGCGGCGGGGCGCCTCAAGGCCGAGAAGAAGAGCGGCCTGCGCGTCCACGGCCGCACCGGCGAATCCTGCCCGGTGTGCGGCGACACCGTCCGCGAGGTCTCCTTCAGCGACTCCTCGCTCCAGTACTGCCCGACCTGCCAGACCGGCGGCAAGCCGCTGGCGGACCGCCGGATGTCCCGGCTGCTGAAGTAGGTCACCAGTGGGCGCTGCCCACGAGGTACGTCACCCACACGAGAACGGCCAGGACCAGGGACGGCACGGCCAGGCCCTTCGCCCATGAGAGGACGGACCTCGTGCTGTGCGACGCCGACTTCGGGTAGCGGTCCGGCCGCCCGTCCAGATCGTGCCGGGCCAGCGCGCTCAGGACGAGTGCGACGGGGGCGGCGATCAGGGCGATGGTGAGCGGCACGAGCGCGCCGAGATCGTGGACGTACCACTCGATCTGACCCGAGCGCCCGTCGTCGAGCCGCATGTCCACGGCGTCCGCCGCTTTCCGAACGACCAGGACGACCGTGACGACCGCCGTGACGGCGAGGGCGAGGGCGACGCCGGCGAGGGCGGGGGCCCGGTGGGGCCTGGGCGGAGGCGAGGGCGGACGGCGCGTGGTGACTGTCTCCTGCGTGCGCGTCACGGATGACTGCGGGTCGATGACGGCCGTGTCGGGACCGGTTTCGGGACCGGTTTCCGGCGGTCGTTCCGGGGGGTCGGGGCAGACGGTCGGGGATGCGGGTGTCACCACCGCCTCCACATGGACCTGTGCGTCGTCGGCGACGCCCTTGAGCACGATGTCACCGGACAGGTGCCCCTCGTTGGTCGTGTCCACGCTGACGTTCAGACCGTTCGGGACCGGTTCGACCCGCAGCCACGACTGCGTGGACTGGGCGACACAGTGCCGGGCCAGGGGCGGGCCGCCCAGGGCCACCGACTCCCGCGGGGAGACCGAGCCACGCGTCACCCGACCGAAGTCCAGACGGTCCGGTGAGGGCGTCACGCGGATCTCGCGCAGCGCGCTGCGCGCCTGCTCGGCGACCTGATGGATGTCGGCGCGCGCGATCTCCTCGAGGTCCTGGCGCGCCCCTTCGGCCACGGGCAGGTAATCGTCCTGAAGCCGGGACCGCAGCTCCAGGACGGCCCCCTGCCGGG
Coding sequences within it:
- a CDS encoding SpoIIE family protein phosphatase gives rise to the protein MVDRGASALSLPDDWPAHPDPILALNRMGSFDWDLDSGQFHMDARAHEIFDLRPDEYDGNPASLAVRVPPAEGTRLDELVSQAIKDGSENYGAYFRMRLRDGTLRWTHTQGCIRRDDIGRPRRIVGIVRDATDELSDLAARRDEAALDDARREQTNVVQLTTAALAHARTVQDVIDVLKDTHGLTHLGATSLVMGLVEAGRIRLIAEGPEGSFVPGTLVTRIDEPYPMSEVVRTLTPRFIESPEEFAGGYPVLWPHLTDLKITSAAYLPLIVQARPIGAMGLLYSDRRGFTTEERNILVALGSSIAQSLQRAMFYEQEKDIAQGLQQAMLPRTIPSVPGADVAVRYRAATIGGSLGRDIGGDWYDLIPLPGGRVGAVIGDVQGHDTHAAAVMGQLRIVLRAYAAEGHTPATVMARASVFLHELDTDRFATCLYAEADLSTGVVQVVRAGHIDPLLRSPDGTCRRISVPGGLPLGLSAEFGSLQYPVGTVELDPGHTLLLCTDGLVEKPGADVDDGMRALAAMVAAGPADVRKLADQLIEVAEEQGGDDDVALLLLRRRGPDSPQAGSRLQQHVAPGDPEALTEARHMIRAAVRAWGARDRSDEIELVADEVITNALMHTEGSAIVTLRALTGGERRLRVEVEDSSSALPRRREAGESGVSGRGLLLVDLLTDAWGVEARGGGKCVWCEFVVREDRRREDRRRRT
- a CDS encoding Fpg/Nei family DNA glycosylase; the encoded protein is MPELPEVEALKDFLAEHLVGHEIVRVLPVAISVLKTYDPPVTAVEGQEVTAVRRHGKFLDLTTGDGLHLVTHLARAGWLHWKDRLPDGPPRPGRGPLALRVALETGEGFDLTEAGTQKRLAVYVVRDPQQVPGVARLGPDPLAADFDEPRFAALLAGERRRLKGALRDQSLIAGVGNAYSDEILHAARMSPFKLAASLTPEQTHTLYEALRTTLTEAVERSRGVAAGRLKAEKKSGLRVHGRTGESCPVCGDTVREVSFSDSSLQYCPTCQTGGKPLADRRMSRLLK
- a CDS encoding amidohydrolase family protein, with translation MTVDAHHHVWDLSVRDQDWIDEGSPLRRDFAVEDLVPQARAAGIDRTVLVQTVTVAEETPEFLALAAGHELIAGVVGWTDLTRPDVAEELARLRELPGGRYLKGIRHQVQGEPDPEWLLRADVRRGLAAVADAGLVHDLVVLPHQLPACTKAAASLPELTFVLDHLGKPPIASGALEPWACDIRTLAALPNTVCKLSGMVTEADPVSWSIDDLRPYAHTVLEAFGPARLMFGSDWPVCTPTASYGEVLDLARQLTDPCDHDQIFETTAVRVYDL
- a CDS encoding L-rhamnose mutarotase, whose protein sequence is MRVALHTKVRADRIDAYEAAHREVPKELTDAIRAAGTTSWTIWRSGTDLFHVLECEDYARLLAELEKLPVNMVWQARMAELLDVVHDYSDEGAGAGLPVVWELP
- a CDS encoding aldo/keto reductase gives rise to the protein MTALGRSGVEVTALGLGAAPLANLYTEVTDEQAYDTVTAAWRRGVRYFDTAPHYGLGLSERRLGAALREHPRTAYTVSTKVGRRLEPVHPPCGDDLANGFAVPATHRRVWDFSADGVRRSLEASLERLGLDHVDVVFLHDPDDHAEQAFREGFPALEKLRSEGVVGAIGAGMNQAEMLTRFVRETDVDVVLCAGRYTLLDQRARTELLPAAVERGVSVIIGGAFNSGLLADPRAGATYNYAQAPVELLETALRMKAVADRHGVTLRAAALAFCAAHPAVASVLVGARSAAEADDCAEQFATAVPDALWEELRDTGLLPAEELS
- a CDS encoding caspase family protein, which encodes MTTTRHALIIANDRYDDQGLKKLRAPAQDAAALAGVLRDPEIGDFEVDVMENKSVQDLRRCIQTFFNKRRRDDTLLVHFSCHGIKSESGELYFAARDTDHELLDATALPSHFVRRCMSDTRAGRTVLFLDCCYAGAFSRGSSTRASGKVHVLESFAGDKPPGGRGRAVITASNSMEYAFEGPDLADSAPQPSVFTHAVVRGLETGEADRDGDGEVSLDELYDYVFDRVRDANPNQTPQKNVEMEGDLHLAHSRRGRIKIVKADSPDALLAGIHSDNVITRQGAVLELRSRLQDDYLPVAEGARQDLEEIARADIHQVAEQARSALREIRVTPSPDRLDFGRVTRGSVSPRESVALGGPPLARHCVAQSTQSWLRVEPVPNGLNVSVDTTNEGHLSGDIVLKGVADDAQVHVEAVVTPASPTVCPDPPERPPETGPETGPDTAVIDPQSSVTRTQETVTTRRPPSPPPRPHRAPALAGVALALAVTAVVTVVLVVRKAADAVDMRLDDGRSGQIEWYVHDLGALVPLTIALIAAPVALVLSALARHDLDGRPDRYPKSASHSTRSVLSWAKGLAVPSLVLAVLVWVTYLVGSAHW
- a CDS encoding lipase maturation factor family protein, which translates into the protein MDWFTAPEYWLSRLVFQRALAGVYLVAFLTAAWQFRALLGERGMLPIPRFVERVPFRTAPSLFQLRYSDRLFAAVAWTGCAVSAALLAGLDGRLPLWAGMVLWLVPWALYLSIVNVGQTWYSFGWESLLLETGFLAVFLGNDEVDPPILVLFLVRWILFRVEFGAGLIKMRGDPCWRKLTCLYHHHETQPMPGPLSWFFHHLPKPLHRVEVAANHFTQLVVPFALFAPQPVATGAASLMILTQLWLVLSGNFSWLNWIAIVLAVPALGLPSDHRPAAAAPLWFEIVVLAAAALLLFLSYHPVVNMLSRRQVMNRSFDPLHLVNTYGAFGSVSRIRYEVVVEGTLDDVPREESDWREYEFKGKPGDPRHWPRQFAPYHLRLDWLMWFAALSPAYAGPWFGALVERLLENDRDTLKLLRRSPFPPDEPPRHIRARLFRYRYTTWRELRETGACWERTYVREYLPPTRLARAAQRS